One window of Microbacterium sp. 1S1 genomic DNA carries:
- the efeU gene encoding iron uptake transporter permease EfeU, whose protein sequence is MLATFLIGLREGLEAALVVGILVAYLRRLGRRDALPKMGAGVALAIALALGIGAILTFGAYELTFQAQELIGGGLSLLAVAMVTWMIFWMQRAGRTMKATLESGVDRALTIGGLWALIAIGFVSVAREGIETTLLLWSMVQSFGDAPTALLGALLGLSVAVVLGWLISRGALRLDLRRFFAWTGGFLVVVAAGVLAYAVMDLQEAGVLPGPFTAAAPQDPVTGAVAVGGAAFPFGWAFDVSDAIAPGGALASVLQATVGFMPAMTWLQVLAWSLYILVVGGLYLRGLRSARPSTRGASAAPSSSLTQQGAA, encoded by the coding sequence GTGCTCGCCACCTTCCTCATCGGACTCCGCGAGGGTCTCGAAGCCGCGCTCGTCGTCGGCATCCTCGTCGCCTACCTTCGCCGCCTGGGTCGGCGTGACGCGCTGCCGAAGATGGGGGCGGGCGTCGCGCTCGCGATCGCTCTCGCCCTCGGTATCGGCGCGATCCTGACGTTCGGCGCCTACGAGCTGACCTTCCAGGCGCAGGAGCTGATCGGCGGCGGGCTCTCTCTGCTGGCGGTCGCGATGGTGACGTGGATGATCTTCTGGATGCAGCGTGCCGGCCGCACCATGAAGGCGACTCTGGAGAGCGGAGTCGATCGCGCGCTGACCATCGGCGGCCTCTGGGCGCTCATCGCCATCGGGTTCGTCTCCGTCGCCCGCGAGGGGATCGAGACGACCCTCCTGCTGTGGTCCATGGTCCAGTCCTTCGGGGACGCGCCGACCGCGCTGCTCGGCGCCCTCCTCGGCCTCTCCGTCGCCGTGGTCCTCGGCTGGCTGATCTCCCGCGGGGCGCTGCGTCTCGACCTGCGGCGCTTCTTCGCCTGGACCGGAGGGTTCCTCGTGGTCGTCGCGGCCGGCGTCCTCGCGTACGCCGTGATGGACCTGCAGGAGGCCGGCGTCCTCCCCGGTCCGTTCACGGCGGCGGCACCCCAGGACCCCGTCACGGGGGCGGTCGCCGTCGGCGGAGCGGCATTCCCGTTCGGCTGGGCGTTCGACGTGTCGGACGCTATCGCTCCCGGCGGCGCACTGGCCTCCGTCCTGCAGGCCACGGTCGGCTTCATGCCCGCCATGACCTGGCTGCAGGTGCTCGCTTGGAGCCTCTACATCCTCGTCGTCGGCGGGCTCTACCTCCGGGGCCTCCGCTCGGCACGCCCCTCCACGCGCGGCGCCTCCGCCGCCCCGAGTTCCTCCCTCACACAGCAAGGAGCAGCATGA
- the efeO gene encoding iron uptake system protein EfeO, which produces MITSHRVLAAAAAAGTAALLLSGCVAKSDAQAAAAFDVSSTDSDCSVSGSTAKSGTLTFDVTNDTDQVSEFYLLAEDGLRIVGEVENIAPAASRTLTVVAQPGEYFTLCKPGMVGDGVGRASFTVTGDRVAVDGPDAEQKQNAVELYGAFVKDQVGQLVPAVEELVAAYEAGDDESARALFPQTRAFYERIEPVAEALGDLDPRIDYREVDAVAEGLDWTGFHRIEKDLWVPAKDALNADGETPAWQDWAPSTPAERADYGDLLLADVQELYDYVHSDDFTAALDDQGIGGISNGSIALLDEVATGKISGEEDWWSGTDLYDFAANVEGSKMAFSLVQDFAAAQGDDGEALVSEIETGYAALEESLATHGSLADGFVGYSELTEADKREFTDLINALAEPLSQLTGTVLD; this is translated from the coding sequence ATGATCACCTCGCACCGGGTCCTCGCCGCGGCAGCCGCCGCAGGCACCGCCGCCCTCCTCCTCAGCGGCTGCGTCGCGAAGAGCGACGCGCAGGCCGCAGCGGCTTTCGACGTCTCGTCCACCGACAGCGACTGCAGTGTCTCGGGCTCGACCGCGAAGAGCGGGACGCTGACTTTCGACGTGACGAACGACACCGACCAGGTGTCCGAGTTCTATCTGCTGGCCGAGGACGGCCTGCGCATCGTCGGCGAGGTGGAGAACATCGCTCCGGCGGCCTCTCGCACGTTGACCGTCGTCGCCCAGCCGGGCGAGTACTTCACGCTCTGCAAGCCGGGCATGGTCGGGGACGGAGTCGGCCGAGCCTCCTTCACCGTGACCGGGGACCGGGTGGCGGTGGACGGTCCCGATGCCGAGCAGAAGCAGAACGCGGTCGAGCTCTACGGAGCCTTCGTGAAGGACCAGGTCGGGCAGCTCGTGCCGGCCGTCGAGGAACTCGTGGCCGCCTACGAGGCCGGCGACGACGAGAGCGCCCGGGCCCTCTTCCCGCAGACCAGGGCGTTCTACGAGCGCATCGAGCCGGTCGCCGAGGCGCTCGGCGACCTGGACCCGCGCATCGACTACCGTGAGGTCGACGCGGTCGCCGAGGGATTGGACTGGACGGGCTTCCACCGCATCGAGAAGGACCTCTGGGTGCCGGCGAAGGACGCGCTGAACGCCGACGGGGAGACGCCGGCGTGGCAGGACTGGGCGCCGTCCACGCCCGCGGAGCGCGCCGACTACGGCGACCTGCTGCTGGCCGACGTGCAGGAGCTGTACGACTACGTGCACTCGGACGACTTCACCGCCGCGCTGGACGACCAGGGCATCGGCGGCATCTCCAACGGGTCGATCGCGCTACTCGACGAGGTGGCGACCGGCAAGATCTCCGGCGAGGAGGACTGGTGGTCCGGCACGGACCTCTACGACTTCGCGGCGAACGTCGAGGGCTCGAAGATGGCCTTCTCCCTCGTGCAGGATTTCGCCGCGGCGCAGGGCGACGACGGTGAGGCCCTCGTCTCCGAGATCGAGACGGGCTACGCGGCTCTCGAGGAATCCCTCGCCACGCATGGCTCGCTCGCCGACGGGTTCGTCGGCTACAGCGAGCTGACCGAGGCCGACAAGCGCGAGTTCACCGACCTCATCAACGCCCTCGCCGAGCCGCTCTCGCAGCTCACCGGCACGGTGCTCGACTGA
- the efeB gene encoding iron uptake transporter deferrochelatase/peroxidase subunit gives MDVNESEAGAPEASATSAGASSGGGLSRRGLLGLAVGGGVAGLAVGMGAGLSGGVALGRARAAEDADSRYEFFGAHQAGITTPVQDHLHFASFDMMPRTDRDDLVSLLQDWSYAAARMTQGLEVSASGAVNGPAEAPPDDTGEALGLPAAGLTLTFGFGPGLFENEDGDRYGLAARRPTGLDRLPAFLGDDLDPDASHGDLCVQACADDPQVAVHAIRNLSRIAFGRARLRWSQLGFGKTSRTTAAQATPRNLFGFKDGTANILADDTAALADHVWVSSDDEPAWMAGGSYLVARKIAMLIETWDRVRLAEQDTIIGRDKGAGAPLSGGDEFTAPDFQGTAIDANSHLRLAHPEQNAGIRILRRGYNYVDGNNALGRLDAGLFFLSYQRDPAQFITLQRRLSTDRLNEYIRHVGSGIWAIPRGARPGSYVGAELFA, from the coding sequence ATGGACGTGAATGAATCGGAAGCGGGTGCCCCGGAGGCATCCGCGACGTCGGCAGGCGCCTCCTCCGGGGGCGGTCTCAGCCGGCGCGGGCTGCTGGGACTCGCCGTCGGCGGCGGCGTCGCGGGCCTGGCCGTCGGCATGGGCGCCGGACTGTCCGGCGGGGTCGCGCTCGGTCGGGCGCGGGCTGCGGAGGACGCGGACTCGCGGTACGAGTTCTTCGGCGCGCACCAGGCCGGGATCACGACGCCCGTGCAGGACCACCTGCATTTCGCCAGCTTCGACATGATGCCCCGCACGGACCGGGATGACCTCGTCTCGCTTCTGCAGGACTGGTCGTACGCCGCGGCGCGGATGACGCAGGGACTCGAAGTGAGTGCGAGCGGCGCGGTGAACGGCCCCGCCGAGGCGCCCCCGGACGACACGGGGGAGGCACTGGGCCTCCCCGCGGCCGGCCTCACCCTCACCTTCGGCTTCGGCCCGGGGCTGTTCGAGAACGAGGACGGAGACCGCTACGGCCTCGCGGCGCGACGGCCGACCGGTCTCGACCGTCTGCCCGCCTTCCTCGGCGACGACCTCGACCCCGATGCTTCGCACGGCGACCTGTGCGTCCAGGCCTGTGCCGACGACCCTCAGGTCGCGGTGCACGCGATCAGGAATCTCAGTCGCATCGCGTTCGGACGGGCGCGCCTTCGCTGGTCGCAGCTCGGCTTCGGCAAGACGTCCCGGACGACAGCCGCCCAGGCCACCCCGCGCAACCTCTTCGGGTTCAAGGACGGGACCGCCAACATCCTCGCCGACGACACCGCGGCGCTTGCCGACCACGTCTGGGTGTCGAGCGACGACGAGCCGGCATGGATGGCCGGTGGCTCCTACCTCGTCGCCCGGAAGATCGCCATGCTGATCGAGACCTGGGACCGTGTGCGCCTCGCGGAGCAGGACACGATCATCGGACGGGACAAAGGTGCCGGCGCACCGCTCTCCGGTGGAGACGAGTTCACGGCGCCGGACTTCCAGGGCACGGCGATCGATGCGAACAGCCATCTCCGGCTGGCTCACCCGGAACAGAACGCCGGCATCCGGATCCTGCGTCGCGGCTACAACTACGTCGACGGCAACAACGCCCTGGGGCGACTGGACGCCGGGCTGTTCTTCCTGTCGTATCAGCGCGATCCCGCCCAGTTCATCACGCTGCAGCGTCGCCTGTCGACGGACCGTCTGAACGAGTACATCCGGCACGTCGGGTCGGGGATCTGGGCGATCCCGCGGGGAGCCCGACCCGGGTCGTACGTCGGTGCGGAGCTTTTCGCCTGA
- a CDS encoding serine hydrolase domain-containing protein, whose product MTPRYRAAGTAAAVRDRLVGIAAAQGFAAHGLHVRIGDDTADHRWTPDVREDVHSIAKGVCVLAVGMAVDEGLIRPDDTVSKLLPDHELGEGVERVTLRHLLSMSSGIDLPWSETLMTDWPDLAREFLRRPSRGRVFQYSNASTYTAMTALGTRVGDVGDYLSARLFGPLGIEDVTWSRCPNGRIEAGGGLPLRTREIARIGRLIRDRGSWEGRRLVSPAWIAAMHEDPVVAGVHPGYDRYALAGWHGPGRAWRLHGAHGQLLLFLDDAVVTVTAHDHAGADAFAAAAVGVLEDTAAA is encoded by the coding sequence GTGACGCCGCGGTACCGGGCCGCCGGCACGGCGGCGGCTGTTCGGGATCGACTCGTCGGCATCGCGGCCGCCCAGGGCTTCGCGGCCCACGGTCTGCATGTGCGCATCGGCGACGACACCGCCGACCACCGCTGGACGCCCGATGTGCGCGAGGACGTGCACTCGATCGCGAAAGGGGTGTGCGTGCTGGCCGTCGGCATGGCCGTGGACGAGGGCCTGATCCGTCCCGACGACACGGTGTCGAAGCTTCTCCCCGACCACGAGCTCGGCGAAGGCGTCGAGCGGGTCACCCTGCGTCATCTGCTGTCGATGTCCAGCGGCATCGACCTCCCGTGGTCCGAGACGCTGATGACGGACTGGCCGGACCTCGCGCGGGAGTTCCTGCGACGACCGTCACGCGGGCGCGTGTTCCAGTACTCCAACGCCAGCACCTACACCGCGATGACAGCCCTCGGAACCCGCGTCGGCGACGTCGGCGATTACCTCTCAGCGCGTCTCTTCGGCCCTCTCGGCATCGAGGACGTGACCTGGTCCCGGTGCCCGAACGGCCGCATCGAGGCCGGCGGTGGGCTGCCCCTCCGGACGAGGGAGATCGCGCGCATCGGCCGACTGATCCGCGATCGCGGCTCGTGGGAAGGACGCAGGCTCGTCTCCCCGGCGTGGATCGCGGCCATGCATGAGGACCCCGTGGTCGCGGGCGTCCACCCTGGCTACGACCGCTATGCCCTCGCGGGCTGGCATGGTCCGGGGCGTGCCTGGCGGTTGCACGGCGCCCACGGCCAGCTCCTGCTCTTCCTGGACGACGCGGTGGTGACCGTCACCGCGCACGACCATGCCGGAGCGGACGCCTTCGCCGCGGCCGCCGTCGGGGTGCTGGAGGACACGGCAGCGGCCTGA
- a CDS encoding acyltransferase family protein → MSTTGVGTTGPVTRRRRRVPFWDNARYACIVLVVLGHAIQRLIYDSDIAFAFYLALYAFHMPAFAIISGYFSKSGSPTRTQMARVITDIILPYVIFETLWTLTKWLVEGEATPNPTQPSWTLWFLLALGIFRLVLPYLALLRWPLLWTIVISVGAGYLPNVDSTFSLSRTLGLLPFFALGWWLRERDVVDRLHLLDLRPWWARVAAVAVLAAAGWAAWNWLPVWQATDLRHWLFYEDSYSDLVGDQWWAGGIRIALMLLAVLLCAAFFALIPRGSYWWTTFGQYTMYVYLLHSFVLYPFRESGVLRDLEPTWFWLPLVTALSVVLALLLATAPVRRVFRPLVEPRPRWLFADPELASREGRRNDPTGSRRPR, encoded by the coding sequence ATGAGCACCACCGGAGTCGGGACGACGGGGCCCGTCACCCGTAGACGACGACGCGTCCCCTTCTGGGACAACGCGCGGTATGCCTGCATCGTTCTCGTGGTGCTGGGCCATGCGATCCAGCGCCTCATCTATGACTCGGACATCGCGTTCGCGTTCTACCTGGCCCTCTACGCCTTCCACATGCCGGCGTTCGCGATCATCTCCGGGTACTTCTCCAAATCCGGCTCACCGACACGCACGCAGATGGCCCGGGTGATCACCGACATCATCCTCCCCTACGTCATCTTCGAGACGCTGTGGACGCTCACCAAGTGGCTCGTGGAAGGCGAGGCGACGCCGAACCCCACCCAGCCGAGCTGGACGCTCTGGTTCCTCCTCGCCCTCGGGATCTTCCGGCTCGTCCTCCCCTACCTCGCCCTCCTGCGCTGGCCGCTGCTGTGGACGATCGTGATCTCCGTCGGCGCCGGCTACCTCCCGAACGTCGACAGCACCTTCTCGCTCTCCCGCACTCTCGGCCTGCTGCCGTTCTTCGCTCTCGGCTGGTGGTTGCGGGAGCGCGACGTCGTGGACCGGCTCCACCTCCTCGACCTCCGCCCGTGGTGGGCGCGGGTCGCCGCCGTCGCCGTCCTCGCTGCGGCCGGCTGGGCCGCGTGGAACTGGCTGCCGGTCTGGCAGGCCACCGACCTGCGCCACTGGCTTTTCTACGAGGACTCCTACTCCGACCTCGTGGGCGACCAGTGGTGGGCCGGCGGCATCCGCATCGCGCTGATGCTCCTCGCGGTCCTGCTCTGCGCCGCGTTCTTCGCGCTGATTCCCCGCGGGTCCTACTGGTGGACGACGTTCGGCCAGTACACGATGTACGTCTATCTCCTGCATTCGTTCGTGCTGTACCCGTTCCGGGAGAGCGGCGTGCTGCGCGACCTGGAGCCCACCTGGTTCTGGCTCCCCCTCGTCACGGCGCTCTCCGTCGTCCTCGCGCTGCTGCTCGCGACGGCACCGGTGCGACGTGTGTTCCGCCCGCTCGTGGAGCCGCGACCGCGGTGGCTCTTCGCCGACCCCGAGCTCGCGTCGCGTGAGGGTCGCCGCAACGACCCGACCGGCTCCCGGCGTCCGCGGTGA
- a CDS encoding LLM class flavin-dependent oxidoreductase, with the protein MSEQSGAQAMQFGIMSVSDITRDPTTGVTPSEQERIKATLAIATHAEEVGLDVFAIGEHHNPPFWSSSPTTFLAALAAQTERLIVSTSTTLITTNDPVRIAEEYAMLQHVSDGRMDLMLGRGNTGPVYPWFGQDIRQGLPLAIENYALLHKLWREDVVDWEGKFRTPLQGFTSTPRPLDGIAPFVWHGSIRTPEIAEQAAYYGDGFFANNIFWPKEHYQRLIELYRQRFEHYGHGTREQAIVGLGGQVFMAAKSQDAVNQFRPYFDNAPVYGHGPSMEDFTEMTPLTVGSPQQVIDRYAAMREHYGDYQRQLFLIDHAGLPLKTVLEQLDILGSEVVPVLRKELAKDRPAAVPDAPTHAARVKATYGDGPTRQARPGANRGDNLTADSPYEDTPAPAGAAFGLGRKGA; encoded by the coding sequence ATGAGCGAGCAGTCAGGCGCGCAGGCGATGCAGTTCGGCATCATGTCGGTCAGCGACATCACCCGCGACCCCACCACGGGAGTCACCCCCAGCGAGCAGGAGCGGATCAAGGCGACGCTGGCCATCGCCACGCACGCGGAGGAGGTCGGACTCGATGTCTTCGCGATCGGCGAGCATCACAACCCGCCGTTCTGGTCCTCCAGCCCCACCACGTTCCTCGCCGCCCTCGCCGCGCAGACGGAGCGCCTCATCGTCTCCACCTCAACGACGCTGATCACGACGAACGACCCCGTCCGCATCGCGGAGGAGTACGCGATGCTCCAGCACGTCTCGGACGGTCGCATGGACCTCATGCTCGGCCGCGGCAACACCGGACCGGTGTACCCGTGGTTCGGGCAGGACATCCGTCAGGGGCTCCCGCTCGCGATCGAGAACTACGCACTCCTGCACAAGCTGTGGCGCGAGGACGTCGTCGACTGGGAGGGCAAGTTCCGCACGCCGCTGCAGGGCTTCACCTCCACCCCGCGTCCGCTCGACGGCATCGCCCCGTTCGTATGGCACGGTTCCATCCGGACCCCGGAGATCGCGGAGCAGGCGGCCTACTACGGCGACGGCTTCTTCGCGAACAACATCTTCTGGCCGAAGGAGCACTACCAGCGGCTCATCGAGCTGTACCGTCAGCGCTTCGAGCACTACGGACACGGCACGCGGGAGCAGGCGATCGTCGGTCTCGGCGGACAGGTCTTCATGGCAGCGAAGTCGCAGGACGCGGTGAACCAGTTCCGTCCGTACTTCGACAACGCCCCGGTCTACGGCCACGGCCCCAGCATGGAGGACTTCACGGAGATGACCCCGCTCACGGTGGGCTCTCCGCAGCAGGTGATCGACCGCTACGCAGCGATGCGCGAGCACTACGGCGACTACCAGCGCCAGCTGTTCCTCATCGACCACGCCGGCCTTCCGCTGAAGACGGTCCTCGAGCAGCTCGACATCCTCGGATCCGAGGTCGTGCCGGTGCTGCGCAAGGAGCTGGCGAAGGACCGCCCCGCGGCGGTGCCGGACGCCCCGACGCACGCCGCGCGGGTGAAGGCGACTTACGGCGACGGACCCACGCGGCAGGCGCGTCCCGGTGCGAACCGGGGCGACAACCTCACCGCGGACTCGCCTTACGAGGACACCCCGGCTCCCGCGGGTGCCGCGTTCGGACTCGGCCGGAAGGGGGCGTGA
- a CDS encoding FMN reductase has protein sequence MTTRRIAVVSAGLSNPSSTRMLADRLAAETVKALAERDIDATVDVIELRDHAHDITNNLLTGFAPPALETAINTVVSADALIAVTPIFSTSYSGLFKSFVDVLDPDALTGKPVLIGANAGTARHSLAIDYAIRPLFAYLHAEAVSTGVFAASSDWGGAGDDVAPLAKRVEKGARELAEAIARREAATVADPYDPATYLGEGRSFGHMLGGLAGE, from the coding sequence ATGACCACGCGTCGCATCGCGGTCGTCTCCGCGGGACTCTCCAACCCCTCGTCCACCCGGATGCTCGCCGACCGGCTGGCCGCCGAGACCGTGAAGGCTCTCGCCGAGCGGGACATCGACGCCACCGTCGATGTGATCGAGCTGCGCGACCACGCGCACGACATCACGAACAACCTGCTCACGGGATTCGCGCCCCCCGCCCTCGAGACGGCGATCAACACCGTGGTCTCGGCGGACGCCCTCATCGCGGTGACGCCGATCTTCTCGACGAGCTACTCGGGTCTGTTCAAGTCGTTCGTCGACGTGCTCGATCCGGATGCCCTCACCGGCAAGCCGGTGCTCATCGGAGCGAACGCAGGCACCGCGCGGCACTCGCTCGCGATCGACTACGCGATCCGCCCGCTGTTCGCCTACCTGCACGCAGAGGCCGTCTCGACGGGCGTCTTCGCGGCGTCCAGCGACTGGGGCGGCGCCGGAGACGATGTCGCGCCGCTGGCGAAGCGCGTCGAGAAGGGGGCTCGCGAGCTCGCCGAGGCGATCGCGCGGCGAGAGGCCGCCACGGTCGCCGACCCGTACGACCCCGCGACGTACCTCGGCGAGGGGCGCTCCTTCGGTCACATGCTCGGCGGCCTCGCCGGGGAGTGA